The Patescibacteria group bacterium genome contains the following window.
TTTTTGTACTCTCTCGGTTCTTTAGGCAAATATTCTTTTCCGTAATTATTGTAAATGTACTCTCTGACTGCTTCTACTGCATCTGAGCTTAGACGCGTTGAGTCAGTACGCATATAAGTTATAAGACCGACGAGACCATCTTCACCAATTTCAACACCTTCGTATAATTCTTGTGCCAATTGCATAGTTTTCTTTGCAGAGAATCCTAATCTGGTAGCGGCTTCCTGTTGAAGTGTACTTGTAATGAAAGGAGCAGGTGGATTCCTTTTTGTAACTTTTTTGGTTACAGATTTAACTTTATAACTCAGATTTTTTAATTCTTCTACAAGTTTTTCAGCTGAACTTTGATCTGGAATTTTTATTTCCTCACCACCCCTGGAAATTAGCTTCGCAAAGAAAGATTCAGTTGCTTCTGCTCTAAACTCACCCGTAATTGACCAATACTCTTCTGGAACAAAATCCTTAATTTGCTGTTCTCTTTCACAGAT
Protein-coding sequences here:
- a CDS encoding DNA topoisomerase, with protein sequence DFIVEASVGHIKNLPKSKLGIDIKNGYTPEFVLIKGKEEVLKKLCDLSSKAEKVYIATDPDREGEAIAYDIAKEIENKNPNIYRVLFHEITESGIREAMQNPQKINQNLVDSQRARRVMDRIVGYKISPFLWKTIYHGLSAGRVQSVALRLICEREQQIKDFVPEEYWSITGEFRAEATESFFAKLISRGGEEIKIPDQSSAEKLVEELKNLSYKVKSVTKKVTKRNPPAPFITSTLQQEAATRLGFSAKKTMQLAQELYEGVEIGEDGLVGLITYMRTDSTRLSSDAVEAVREYIYNNYGKEYLPKEPREYK